The following coding sequences are from one Panthera leo isolate Ple1 chromosome E1, P.leo_Ple1_pat1.1, whole genome shotgun sequence window:
- the DLX4 gene encoding homeobox protein DLX-4 yields MTSLPCSLPGRDASKAIFPDIAPVPSVVAAYPLGLSPATAVASDLPYSGPYGHLLPYSYTAPATPGDSYLPCQQPAAPSQQEPKADSEKPPLSPEPSEQRPQAPPKKLRKPRTIYSSLQLQHLNQRFQHTQYLALPERAQLAAQLGLTQTQVKIWFQNKRSKYKKLLKQNSGGQEGDFPGRAPSLSPCSPPLPSLWDLPKAGALPTGGGYSNSFGAWYQHHSPDVLAPPQMM; encoded by the exons ATGACCTCTttgccctgctccctccctggccGGGACGCCTCCAAAGCCATATTCCCGGACATCGCCCCTGTCCCATCGGTAGTGGCTGCCTACCCGCTTGGCCTGTCCCCCGCAACCGCAGTCGCCTCCGATTTGCCCTACTCTGGGCCGTATGGCCACCTCCTGCCCTACTCCTACACTGCGCCGGCGACTCCGGGAGACTCCTACCTGCCCTGCCAGCAACCAGCGGCGCCTTCTCAGCAGGAGCCGAAGGCAG ATTCGGAGAAGCCGCCGCTGTCCCCGGAGCCCTCGGAGCAGCGCCCGCAGGCCCCGCCCAAGAAGCTCCGCAAACCGAGGACCATCTACTCGAGCCTGCAGCTGCAGCACTTGAACCAGCGTTTCCAGCACACGCAGTACCTGGCGCTGCCCGAAAGGGCCCAGCTGGCCGCGCAGCTCGGCCTCACCCAGACCCAG GTAAAGATCTGGTTTCAGAACAAACGCTCCAAATACAAGAAGCTCCTGAAGCAGAACTCTGGAGGACAGGAAGGGGACTTCCCTGGGAGAGCCCCCTCCttgtctccctgctccccacccctcccatccctCTGGGATCTACCCAAGGCAGGGGCCCTGCCCACCGGTGGCGGCTACAGCAACAGCTTTGGGGCCTGGTATCAGCATCACTCCCCAGATGTCCTGGCTCCACCTCAGATGATGTGA